Proteins co-encoded in one Alphaproteobacteria bacterium genomic window:
- a CDS encoding type II secretion system F family protein translates to MSNQAGQPLNIEALLPLGITLDDVLLVTAMGTVFLLVYSIGQLFIDRDRMAPRLKAIAERRAELKSGLIGPTRRKKVKSQSGMEFIRNVVSQLKLTQQHQMGELQKRMTRAGFRSKDAVIIYAFAKLVAPFAALALGLILAKIDWAAPFEAKKAWKWLIVLGVAYFGSSLPDIIIRNKRDKRYHAIQKGLPDALDLMMICAEAGLSLAAALDRVSKELGRTYPEIAEELSLTSVELGFLPDRQVALKNLADRVDLQEIRGFVNVIVQTDKYGTPISQALRVLSKEFRTERMLRAEQKAARLPAMMTVPMIVFILPTLFVIVMAPAIISVLDTTSK, encoded by the coding sequence ATGAGCAACCAAGCAGGACAGCCACTCAATATCGAAGCGTTATTGCCCCTTGGGATAACCTTAGACGATGTGCTGCTTGTCACCGCAATGGGTACGGTATTCTTGCTGGTATACTCCATCGGTCAGCTATTCATTGATCGTGATCGCATGGCACCGCGCCTCAAAGCAATCGCTGAACGCCGTGCGGAATTGAAATCAGGGTTGATAGGCCCAACGCGCCGTAAAAAAGTGAAATCACAAAGCGGCATGGAGTTTATCCGCAATGTCGTATCGCAGTTGAAGTTGACGCAGCAGCACCAAATGGGCGAGTTGCAAAAACGCATGACGCGTGCGGGATTCCGTAGCAAAGATGCTGTGATTATTTATGCTTTCGCCAAACTGGTTGCGCCTTTTGCAGCATTGGCACTGGGTCTGATTCTCGCTAAAATTGACTGGGCAGCACCCTTTGAAGCCAAGAAAGCGTGGAAGTGGCTTATCGTGCTAGGGGTTGCGTATTTCGGTTCATCGCTGCCCGACATTATTATTCGCAACAAGCGCGACAAACGTTATCACGCGATTCAAAAAGGCTTACCCGACGCACTGGATTTGATGATGATTTGTGCCGAGGCTGGCTTAAGCTTGGCCGCAGCTTTGGATCGCGTTTCCAAAGAGCTTGGCCGAACCTATCCCGAAATTGCTGAGGAGTTAAGCCTCACTTCGGTGGAGTTGGGATTCCTGCCCGACAGGCAAGTGGCGCTTAAGAACCTCGCTGATCGTGTGGATTTGCAAGAAATTCGAGGGTTCGTGAACGTGATTGTGCAGACCGATAAATACGGTACGCCTATCTCGCAAGCATTGCGTGTGCTCTCCAAAGAATTCCGCACCGAGCGCATGTTGCGTGCTGAACAAAAAGCAGCACGACTCCCCGCGATGATGACCGTGCCCATGATCGTATTTATTCTACCAACACTCTTCGTGATTGTAATGGCTCCGGCCATTATCAGCGTGCTGGATACAACGAGTAAATAG
- a CDS encoding pilus assembly protein, protein MRFLKQFRKNDDGVTALEFAFVAPVLSLFVMGVIEAAMMMFVQNIIESATFNASRLGKTGFATEGATREETIRAMIDERAGGLLDAELIEIDSMAYGGGFGDINQPEPYTDSNGNGTKDGAEPYIDSNGNGQWDADMGAAGLGNAGDVVVYTVQYPWTLLTPMAGAFFGNDELDPDEDPVIVLTARAVVRNEPF, encoded by the coding sequence ATGCGCTTTCTGAAGCAGTTTCGTAAGAACGATGACGGCGTGACCGCGCTCGAATTCGCGTTCGTGGCGCCTGTACTGTCATTGTTCGTGATGGGTGTCATTGAAGCAGCGATGATGATGTTCGTGCAAAACATTATCGAAAGCGCGACCTTCAATGCATCGCGTTTGGGAAAGACAGGATTCGCAACGGAAGGTGCAACGCGCGAAGAAACCATCCGTGCGATGATCGATGAGCGGGCAGGTGGTTTGTTGGATGCAGAATTGATCGAGATCGATTCGATGGCATATGGTGGTGGCTTCGGCGATATCAACCAACCTGAACCCTACACGGATAGTAACGGTAACGGCACTAAAGATGGTGCAGAGCCTTATATTGATTCCAATGGTAATGGACAGTGGGACGCGGATATGGGTGCCGCAGGTTTAGGGAATGCGGGCGATGTCGTTGTCTACACCGTACAATATCCATGGACCTTATTAACACCGATGGCAGGTGCGTTTTTCGGCAATGATGAGTTGGATCCAGATGAAGACCCCGTCATTGTGCTTACCGCGCGGGCTGTTGTTAGGAATGAGCCATTTTGA
- a CDS encoding Trm112 family protein has product MHTSKPDSALLELLVCPVSKSTLIYDEKAQELISNAAGLAYPIRDGIPIMLPEEARSLAK; this is encoded by the coding sequence ATGCACACCTCCAAACCAGATAGCGCCTTACTCGAATTACTTGTCTGTCCCGTCAGCAAGAGCACATTGATCTATGACGAAAAGGCGCAGGAGCTCATTTCCAATGCGGCGGGTTTAGCGTACCCGATCCGTGACGGCATCCCCATTATGCTGCCTGAAGAAGCCCGTAGTTTGGCGAAATAG
- a CDS encoding DUF4236 domain-containing protein: MGFRFRKGVRILPGLRLNITKHGISSLTIGGKGLTYNIGKKGTRATGGLPGTGLSYSEYSAHHSEAREQVINPETGEITEEKVTSGPPWVMIAMIALVLLVVYTLRS; the protein is encoded by the coding sequence ATGGGGTTCCGTTTCCGCAAAGGCGTACGTATCCTGCCCGGACTGAGGCTGAATATCACGAAACATGGTATCAGCAGCCTGACGATTGGGGGCAAGGGTCTTACCTATAATATCGGCAAGAAGGGAACCCGTGCAACGGGCGGCCTGCCTGGAACTGGCCTCTCTTATTCTGAGTATTCGGCTCATCATAGCGAAGCACGCGAGCAGGTCATAAACCCCGAAACGGGTGAAATCACAGAAGAGAAAGTGACCTCTGGCCCACCATGGGTCATGATTGCAATGATTGCACTCGTTCTTCTCGTCGTTTATACGCTGCGTAGTTAG
- a CDS encoding pilus assembly protein — protein MGFRTQFLRNESGIAVTEFAIASGFFMILLLGGFELSRAVLVNQKVEKVAYITADVTSQATVLTADQMDEYLLAASQVMDPFEFAENGVVIVTSVERDPGDVQRIRWQYEGGGSLEAESRVGLAVGVTAVLPEGLIINERDNVIVAEVFYRYTPMFAANGLYEETDIYKTAVFKPRLGALTTAPQ, from the coding sequence ATGGGATTTCGCACACAGTTTTTGCGTAATGAGTCGGGGATAGCCGTCACCGAGTTTGCGATTGCTTCGGGCTTTTTTATGATATTGCTGTTGGGAGGATTTGAGTTGTCACGCGCCGTGCTTGTGAATCAGAAAGTCGAGAAAGTTGCCTATATCACGGCCGACGTTACCTCGCAGGCAACGGTTTTGACCGCCGACCAAATGGACGAATATTTACTTGCTGCTTCACAGGTGATGGACCCATTTGAATTCGCCGAGAATGGCGTGGTGATCGTAACCTCTGTTGAGCGCGACCCTGGCGATGTACAACGCATTCGTTGGCAATATGAGGGCGGTGGATCGCTCGAGGCCGAAAGTCGTGTTGGCTTGGCAGTGGGCGTTACGGCGGTATTACCTGAAGGCCTCATCATCAACGAGCGCGATAACGTCATCGTAGCGGAAGTATTCTATCGCTACACACCGATGTTTGCAGCCAATGGTTTATATGAAGAGACAGATATTTACAAAACGGCCGTATTCAAGCCGCGATTAGGTGCACTCACGACCGCACCCCAATAG
- a CDS encoding tetratricopeptide repeat protein: MRAHLRLLCTVSLLALAACDGTMETTKGPVDPATLGPLPARELLAIESGNQSLRAGQTAQAEASYRSAIALSKGHVDAHIMLARLLANQGRAAEAQKIVQEGLSWQPEQPDLNLMLGKYLLSQGYYTEAQRVFENGLIAMPRNIDLLAGKGIAMDMQGDHIGAQLAYKEALTYNPREQASFVQNNLGLSYLFNNEAKEAVSLLEPLAKEKDASAVTIHNLALAYTLLKEEKKAQEILGDDYDADKQKEALESLEAYYAAKKKGDEAATPPSLPVQASE, translated from the coding sequence ATGCGCGCACATCTTCGTTTACTCTGCACCGTCTCACTTTTAGCGCTTGCTGCCTGCGACGGTACGATGGAAACCACCAAGGGGCCTGTTGACCCTGCAACACTTGGGCCACTCCCTGCACGCGAACTGCTCGCTATTGAATCTGGCAATCAATCCCTGCGTGCTGGCCAGACCGCACAAGCAGAAGCCTCTTACCGCAGCGCCATCGCACTCTCCAAAGGACATGTTGATGCGCATATCATGCTGGCACGACTACTTGCCAATCAAGGGCGTGCAGCCGAGGCACAAAAGATCGTGCAAGAAGGCCTAAGCTGGCAACCTGAGCAGCCAGACCTGAACTTGATGCTGGGTAAATATTTATTGTCGCAAGGTTATTATACCGAAGCACAGCGCGTCTTCGAAAATGGCCTGATCGCCATGCCGCGCAATATTGATTTGCTGGCGGGCAAAGGGATCGCCATGGACATGCAGGGTGACCATATTGGTGCACAACTCGCTTACAAGGAAGCGCTGACCTATAATCCACGCGAGCAAGCAAGCTTCGTGCAGAATAATCTGGGGCTTTCCTATTTGTTTAATAACGAAGCAAAAGAAGCGGTGAGCTTGCTTGAGCCACTCGCTAAGGAGAAAGACGCCTCGGCGGTGACGATACATAATCTTGCGCTGGCCTATACGTTGCTGAAAGAAGAGAAGAAGGCACAAGAAATCCTTGGTGACGACTATGATGCAGATAAGCAAAAAGAAGCGCTTGAGAGCTTAGAAGCATACTACGCTGCCAAGAAAAAAGGCGATGAAGCAGCAACGCCACCAAGCTTGCCTGTTCAAGCGAGCGAGTAG
- a CDS encoding pilus assembly protein has protein sequence MRKQWWNNRAGAVMPLMAVSIIALVGMTGAAVDTGRAQLVQSKLSSALDAAGLAAGSNINTQDVQAEVQKYFDANFPDDYLGSEVTELVATVNDDNTVISLSAEAVVPVRIMQVMGFDTITVRATSEITRQTKGLEVVLVVDTTGSMCSPCTKIDALKDAAHDLIGILYGEEENPEDLYVGIVPFSQNVNVGNTRTAWRDATHWATLNWRGVTWAGCVEERFNNRDVTDDPPSVEAFRAFFWPDVNSGNYANDWLTNGGSLRSGIGYSKGPNKHCTLNPLVPMTTNRTTLDNAITNLTTNGNTHVNVGAIWGWRMLSPRWRGLWGGDMDANALPLDYDTPLMNKAVIIMTDGENVYGNTTRTSYGYITDNRLGTTSTSVAPDRLDDRLAQVCESMKAQGILVYTVAFDAPGANIETLLENCATNPDYFFNSPTAADLSAAFNAIGDSLSNLRVSR, from the coding sequence ATGCGTAAACAATGGTGGAATAACAGAGCAGGTGCGGTGATGCCACTGATGGCCGTCAGCATCATTGCGCTGGTAGGTATGACAGGTGCAGCCGTTGATACAGGGCGCGCACAACTGGTGCAGTCCAAACTATCAAGCGCGCTGGATGCGGCAGGACTAGCAGCAGGATCGAATATCAACACACAAGATGTACAAGCCGAGGTGCAAAAATATTTCGATGCGAATTTCCCAGACGACTATCTGGGTTCCGAAGTCACGGAGCTTGTCGCAACCGTCAATGACGACAATACAGTGATTTCACTCAGTGCCGAGGCGGTGGTGCCTGTACGTATTATGCAGGTGATGGGGTTTGATACGATTACGGTACGCGCCACCTCGGAGATTACGCGCCAGACCAAAGGGCTGGAGGTCGTGCTAGTAGTCGATACGACCGGTTCGATGTGTTCCCCTTGTACCAAGATTGATGCATTGAAAGATGCTGCCCATGATCTCATCGGCATTCTCTATGGGGAGGAAGAAAATCCAGAGGACTTATATGTCGGTATTGTACCCTTCTCGCAGAACGTGAATGTCGGCAATACGCGCACCGCATGGCGCGATGCGACCCATTGGGCAACCCTGAATTGGCGAGGCGTAACATGGGCAGGTTGTGTGGAGGAGCGCTTCAATAATCGTGATGTGACGGACGACCCGCCATCGGTAGAAGCCTTCCGAGCGTTCTTCTGGCCCGATGTGAATAGCGGCAACTACGCCAATGACTGGCTTACCAATGGTGGTAGCTTGCGTTCGGGTATCGGTTATAGCAAAGGTCCCAACAAGCATTGTACGCTGAACCCGCTGGTTCCGATGACCACCAACCGAACAACATTGGATAATGCAATTACGAATCTTACGACCAATGGTAATACGCACGTGAATGTCGGCGCTATATGGGGCTGGCGTATGCTATCACCTCGTTGGCGCGGTCTGTGGGGGGGCGATATGGATGCAAACGCTCTACCACTTGATTACGATACACCGCTGATGAACAAAGCCGTAATCATCATGACTGATGGTGAAAACGTCTATGGTAATACGACGCGAACATCTTACGGTTATATCACCGATAATCGTCTAGGCACGACGAGCACCAGTGTCGCACCCGACAGATTGGATGATAGATTGGCACAAGTCTGCGAATCGATGAAAGCGCAGGGTATATTGGTCTATACCGTGGCATTCGATGCGCCAGGTGCAAATATCGAAACCTTGCTCGAAAATTGTGCGACCAATCCAGACTATTTCTTCAATTCACCCACGGCTGCCGATCTGAGTGCTGCTTTCAATGCAATTGGGGATTCGCTGTCGAATCTAAGAGTGAGTCGATAA
- a CDS encoding type II secretion system F family protein: MLYLITGILGALLVVFAFSDGSAKKRNARMARVVGRTPATSTLSTSGQSSLRRKAVDSKLPFIGEVKKLNLETLAERLQTAGMQMTPKRYLMMNLIIVIVVALLVIILKKKILLGLLIGLIVGIGFPHMIVGKKLAKRKIEFIKLFPDAIDLIVRGLRAGLPVSESMQIVSREIGQPVGPVFGTIAQQIALGVPVEKALTDVATKLGLTEFNFFVTTIILQRETGGNLGEILSNLSEILRARAMMKLKIKALSSEAKASGFIVGALPFFVLIMLAIVSPDYIKVLYTDYRGNLSALGAACSMAMGAFVMRKMTQFEI, translated from the coding sequence ATGCTGTATTTAATCACAGGGATTTTAGGTGCGCTACTCGTAGTGTTCGCCTTCTCGGATGGCAGCGCCAAGAAACGCAATGCTCGCATGGCACGCGTAGTTGGGCGCACGCCAGCCACCAGCACCCTAAGCACGTCGGGGCAATCAAGCTTGCGTCGTAAAGCAGTGGATTCAAAGCTTCCATTCATTGGTGAAGTCAAAAAGCTGAATCTCGAAACACTCGCAGAGCGCCTGCAAACCGCAGGCATGCAGATGACGCCGAAGCGCTATTTGATGATGAATCTGATTATCGTGATTGTAGTGGCGCTGCTGGTTATCATTCTTAAAAAGAAAATCCTTCTGGGCTTGCTCATCGGGCTGATTGTCGGGATTGGCTTTCCGCACATGATTGTTGGCAAAAAGCTTGCGAAGCGCAAAATCGAATTCATTAAACTGTTCCCTGATGCGATTGATTTGATTGTACGGGGTTTGCGCGCAGGTTTGCCAGTGAGTGAGTCGATGCAAATCGTCTCACGCGAGATTGGCCAACCTGTGGGACCCGTATTCGGCACGATTGCCCAGCAAATCGCACTGGGTGTGCCCGTTGAAAAGGCACTGACTGATGTGGCGACGAAACTGGGGCTTACCGAGTTTAACTTCTTCGTGACGACCATTATCTTGCAGCGTGAAACGGGGGGTAACCTCGGCGAGATTCTGAGTAACCTCTCAGAAATTTTGCGTGCCCGCGCTATGATGAAACTCAAAATTAAAGCGCTCTCATCGGAAGCCAAGGCTTCTGGTTTTATCGTTGGCGCCTTGCCGTTCTTCGTTCTCATTATGCTGGCGATTGTTTCGCCGGATTATATCAAGGTGCTGTACACGGATTATCGCGGCAACCTGTCAGCACTTGGTGCAGCATGTAGTATGGCTATGGGGGCGTTCGTCATGCGTAAGATGACGCAGTTTGAAATATGA